Proteins co-encoded in one Melioribacteraceae bacterium genomic window:
- a CDS encoding glycosyltransferase — MFELIFLTGLSFYFIEILIFTIGAGIRFGKIDDIDLPPISVIVAARNEEENILDCLSSLQNLIYPEEKIEIIIVNDHSTDRTGEIIESFISEKKRFRLITPSESIGHLKGKTNALANAVKISNGEIILTTDADCKVNPKWALTLASYFKPDVGFVGGYTTQGDATPFFGMQAIDFIYLLTVAAGSINLKKPLSCIGNNMSYRKSAYLEVGGYENLKFSVTEDFNLLMAIHHLKKYKIIYPLDKGGLVTSKPCPDLKSLFWQKKRWGVGGIESDFIGYMVMVWGYISNLGLLLTPFFFTTTALYLCLLKLCIDYFFVLPVFNKLGLKIKVLHFFAFEIYFILYVILLPFIVLPDRKVKWKGREF, encoded by the coding sequence ATGTTTGAGTTGATCTTTTTAACTGGTCTTTCATTCTACTTTATCGAGATTCTTATTTTCACAATCGGAGCGGGGATCAGGTTCGGGAAAATTGATGATATAGACCTTCCGCCGATATCCGTGATTGTTGCCGCCAGGAATGAAGAGGAGAATATTCTCGATTGCCTCTCCTCCCTCCAAAACCTGATCTACCCTGAAGAAAAAATAGAAATCATAATCGTCAATGATCATTCAACAGACCGCACGGGAGAAATTATTGAATCGTTTATTTCGGAAAAAAAACGCTTCCGGCTTATTACTCCGTCAGAATCGATCGGACATCTCAAAGGGAAAACAAATGCTCTGGCCAATGCCGTAAAAATTTCTAACGGTGAGATTATACTAACTACCGATGCCGATTGTAAGGTGAACCCCAAATGGGCTCTTACGCTCGCATCATACTTTAAACCGGACGTCGGCTTTGTTGGCGGTTATACTACTCAAGGAGATGCAACCCCGTTTTTCGGGATGCAGGCAATCGATTTTATCTACCTTCTTACTGTGGCTGCAGGTTCTATCAATCTTAAGAAACCTCTCAGCTGCATCGGCAATAATATGTCGTATAGAAAGTCTGCCTATCTTGAAGTCGGCGGCTATGAGAATTTGAAATTCTCCGTAACAGAGGATTTTAATTTACTCATGGCAATTCACCATCTTAAGAAATACAAAATCATTTATCCGCTGGATAAAGGGGGACTTGTCACATCAAAACCTTGCCCAGATTTAAAATCACTTTTCTGGCAGAAGAAGAGATGGGGTGTTGGTGGAATTGAAAGCGATTTTATTGGCTACATGGTTATGGTATGGGGATATATTTCAAATCTTGGACTATTATTAACACCTTTCTTTTTCACTACTACGGCTTTATATTTGTGCCTCTTAAAATTATGTATCGACTATTTTTTTGTTTTACCGGTCTTTAATAAACTTGGCTTGAAAATAAAGGTTCTTCACTTTTTTGCATTTGAGATTTATTTCATTCTTTATGTGATTCTTCTTCCGTTTATTGTCCTGCCGGACAGGAAGGTAAAATGGAAAGGAAGGGAATTTTAA
- a CDS encoding DUF1207 domain-containing protein, whose amino-acid sequence MKKSILIFLFLANVINSQSTELFPGSINIQPFSANTLEPRLGFLFHFSKNELRLDIGNSIDIYHYRINDSEKLSIGADLFTYTLLRGEKDFHFPVDAVDYLFGINAGYKKSEGNIEYGARVRLSHISAHFVDGHYDGVNQQWRDGLNPRVYSREFVELMPFYKINSFRAYAGFTYLFHVTPEFIGRTNYQLGFDYFAPGLLVENLTPFAAYDIKLINIGTYSANHSFSAGIKFGKPDSRGISLYFHFYSGKSIHGEYFDFPKAYSAVGINLDL is encoded by the coding sequence ATGAAAAAAAGTATTCTAATTTTCCTCTTTCTCGCTAATGTAATCAATTCGCAAAGTACCGAGCTTTTCCCGGGAAGTATTAACATCCAGCCGTTTTCCGCAAATACTCTGGAGCCGAGATTGGGTTTTTTGTTTCATTTTTCTAAAAATGAACTGCGGCTTGATATCGGTAATTCAATCGATATTTATCATTATAGAATAAATGATAGCGAGAAACTCTCTATAGGTGCGGATCTTTTTACCTATACATTGCTGAGAGGGGAGAAGGATTTTCATTTCCCTGTTGATGCTGTCGATTACCTGTTCGGTATTAATGCAGGTTATAAAAAATCTGAAGGTAACATTGAATACGGAGCCCGCGTTAGATTAAGTCATATTAGTGCTCATTTTGTTGATGGTCATTACGACGGAGTAAATCAGCAGTGGAGAGACGGGCTCAATCCTAGAGTCTATAGCCGGGAGTTTGTAGAACTGATGCCGTTTTATAAAATCAACTCATTCAGAGCATATGCCGGATTTACTTATTTATTCCATGTTACACCTGAATTCATCGGCCGGACAAATTATCAATTAGGATTCGATTATTTTGCCCCAGGTTTGTTGGTAGAGAATCTAACACCATTTGCAGCATACGACATTAAACTAATTAATATAGGCACGTATTCCGCCAATCATTCATTCTCAGCCGGAATTAAATTCGGCAAACCTGATTCGCGCGGTATTAGTCTCTATTTCCATTTTTACTCCGGTAAAAGTATACACGGGGAGTATTTCGATTTTCCTAAAGCCTATTCGGCTGTTGGCATTAATCTGGATCTCTGA
- the rsmA gene encoding 16S rRNA (adenine(1518)-N(6)/adenine(1519)-N(6))-dimethyltransferase RsmA: protein MPGRVKPLKKFGQNYLTDNNIVHKIIDSFNPSREECIVEIGPGTGSLTKLLYEKTGPFTVVEIDTRVIEDLRQEYPGLKIISGDFLDIDINNLKQNDKVLRVIGNIPYNITSSILFKLIRNRRIISDALLMVQLEVAQRMTSGRGSKDYGILSVLLGYFTETKICFKISPNVFYPKPKVWSAIVQINFSKGTDDTIDDEDFIQVVKASFGNRRKTLKNSLSNSIFKGVNIDSGQFSLSRRAEELSIQDFITLTRLIKETGWQKN, encoded by the coding sequence ATGCCGGGCAGAGTAAAACCTCTTAAAAAATTCGGACAAAATTATTTAACCGATAATAATATAGTCCACAAGATCATAGATTCATTCAATCCTTCCCGGGAGGAATGTATTGTGGAAATAGGGCCCGGAACAGGTTCTCTAACAAAATTACTTTATGAAAAAACCGGCCCTTTCACCGTCGTAGAAATAGATACACGAGTAATTGAAGATCTTAGGCAGGAATACCCCGGATTGAAAATTATAAGCGGTGATTTCCTTGATATTGACATTAATAATCTCAAGCAGAACGATAAGGTTCTTAGAGTAATTGGGAATATTCCCTACAACATAACCTCTTCTATATTATTCAAGCTGATAAGAAACCGCAGGATAATATCCGATGCGTTATTGATGGTTCAACTTGAAGTGGCACAAAGGATGACCTCCGGGCGAGGTTCAAAAGACTACGGAATACTGAGCGTTCTGCTCGGTTATTTTACCGAAACAAAAATCTGCTTTAAAATTTCACCCAATGTATTCTACCCGAAACCGAAAGTCTGGTCGGCAATAGTGCAAATAAATTTTTCGAAAGGGACCGACGATACAATTGACGACGAGGATTTCATTCAGGTTGTAAAAGCATCGTTCGGGAACAGAAGAAAAACATTAAAAAATTCGTTAAGTAATAGTATATTTAAGGGCGTTAATATTGATAGCGGGCAATTCTCACTATCGCGTCGCGCTGAAGAATTATCAATCCAGGATTTTATAACACTTACAAGATTAATTAAGGAAACCGGATGGCAGAAGAATTAA